The window TAGGTAGACGTTATAAAGAAAGAAAATCCAAGGGTTGGTCTGAAATAAAAGAACTCGGAGAACCTTTTGAAGACCAACTAATCATGCGGCTTTCGGCTGCAAACTCTGGTACTTTATATTTTGATACTTATGTTCCTGAACAACCAGATTTTCCTATACGCTATGCCCGCCTGATCAATGGGAAATATGAAAATCCTCAAGTGCTGAGTAAAAACATAAATACTGCTCTCAAAAATATCAATCACCCCTTTATAGCACCTGATGAGTCTTATTTACTGTGGGATGCAGTGCGAGAAGAGGGTTATGGAAGTTCAGATATATATATCAGCTTTAAGCAGGATGATGGTTCTTGGGGAGAAGCTATAAACTTAGGAGATAAAATAAATACTGATGCATGGGAAGCATCAGCCAGCGTGACACCTGATGGGAAATATCTATTCTTTAGTAGAAATATGGGTTCTGACAACTATGAGAATGTAGATATTTTTTGGGTTGATGCTAAAATTTTATACGATTTTAATACAGGAAAGCAGAAGTAACTTGCATAGTATAAACTAATATAATTTCAAATTCGAGTAATAATTATTCTCATTTCAAAAAGTAGGATTTAGATCACTAACTGAACATCATGATAAATTCACCAATAGCATTATTTAATAACTGGTTAGCTGATGAATTATCAGTTTCAAAAGTAAATATTCCAACTGCTTGTTGCCTATCAACCATTGGGTTGGATAAATATCCAAACGCAAGATTTGTATCTTTTAAAGATATTGTTGATAACAAATTAATCATTACAGGCAGTTTAAGCTCGAGAAAGGCTTTAGAAATAAG is drawn from Marivirga arenosa and contains these coding sequences:
- a CDS encoding TolB-like translocation protein, with translation MKNLIYILLCITFLISCNKETNSNQERAREQFSQYLGQTPPKVTPIPFAPGMVTSSEYEYGGTFSADMKEFYYISASDQYEKAKLVMFHYTNNEWKDSIISDRSGQPVLSPDGKRMYLGRRYKERKSKGWSEIKELGEPFEDQLIMRLSAANSGTLYFDTYVPEQPDFPIRYARLINGKYENPQVLSKNINTALKNINHPFIAPDESYLLWDAVREEGYGSSDIYISFKQDDGSWGEAINLGDKINTDAWEASASVTPDGKYLFFSRNMGSDNYENVDIFWVDAKILYDFNTGKQK